In Primulina eburnea isolate SZY01 chromosome 5, ASM2296580v1, whole genome shotgun sequence, a single window of DNA contains:
- the LOC140832823 gene encoding uncharacterized protein isoform X3 — protein MKKISHDLKVKYELLQSAKNTLEKNQVDQLEKYYPNLICTQKLGHISEFQMAITSERLHKQAVIIKQICKLFPQSRVNVEEERKDGNKGDYDSICNARLPRGLDPHSVPSAELAASLGYMVHLINLLVRCVCVPALHNSGFAGSCSRIWQRDSYWDARPSSRCEYPLFIPGQQFCSTGGDTSWSEKSSSSFGVASMESERRPRLDSSGSSSFKYSSGFPHSVEMHKDLQKGISLLKRSVACITAYCYNSLSLEVPQEVSTFEAFARLLATLSSSKEVRAVLSLRTASSRSPKQGQQVSKSVWNVESAVSASTLIESAHGMPVARTLYDNYLPSSAASFLYGNEFFDTGKSENLIEGWDIIEHPTFPPPPSQNEDVEHWTRAMFIDATKR, from the exons ATGAAGAAGATATCTCATGATCTTAAAGTCAAATATGAGTTACTTCAATCAGCAAAGAATACG TTGGAAAAGAATCAGGTGGATCAACTTGAAAAATATTACCCTAACCTTATCTGCACACAGAAATTGGGACAT ATTTCTGAATTTCAGATGGCTATTACATCTGAGCGCCTTCATAAGCAAGCCGTCATCATAAAACAAATATGCAAGTTGTTTCCTCAAAGCCGG GTGAATGTAGAAGAGGAGAGAAAAGATGGAAACAAAGGAGATTATGATTCTATTTGCAATGCACGCTTGCCAAGAGGCTTAGATCCTCATTCAGTTCCATCTGCAGAGCTTGCTGCTTCTTTGGG ATACATGGTGCATCTTATTAATCTTCTTGTTCGCTGCGTTTGTGTCCCCGCGCTTCATAACTCAGGATTTGCG GGTTCATGTTCTCGAATATGGCAGCGGGACTCATATTGGGACGCTCGTCCATCATCCAGATG TGAATATCCTCTTTTTATTCCGGGCCAACAATTTTGCTCCACTGGTGGTGACACTTCATGGTCTGAGAAAAGCTCTAGTAGTTTTGGTGTAGCTTCAATGGAGTCAGAGAGGAGACCTCGTTTGGATTCCTCTGGCAGTAGTAGTTTCAAATATTCATCTGGTTTTCCTCATTCAGTTGAAATGCATAAGGATTTACAAAAAGGCATATCGCTTCTCAAGAGAAGTGTGGCATGCATAACTGCATACTGTTATAATTCACTGTCTTTAGAAGTTCCCCAGGAAGTCTCTACTTTTGAGGCATTTGCAAGGTTGCTGGCTACACTCTCTTCTTCCAAAGAGGTTCGAGCTGTTTTATCTTTGAGAACAGCATCATCAAG ATCACCCAAGCAAGGCCAACAAGTGAGCAAGTCCGTGTGGAATGTGGAGTCAGCTGTTTCGGCAAGCACGTTAATAGAAAGTGCTCATGGGATGCCTGTAGCA AGAACTCTATATGATAATTATCTTCCAAGCTCTGCTGCCAGTTTTCTTTATGGTAATGAGTTTTTTGATACGGGAAAGAGCGAAAACTTAATTGAAGGATGGGATATCATTGAACACCCGACTTTTCCTCCTCCTCCATCACAAAATGAAGATGTGGAACACTGGACTCGAGCTATGTTTATTGATGCAACAAAGAGATGA
- the LOC140832824 gene encoding uncharacterized protein: MSNLRAVCRPQVVFSSMTCCCRLMTRVPSIESPSNNFRVRLYSPVFAVWFDRLGQQRKNGPRVRLNQHRRMVATRASDWTDDRSPYETLELERDADEEQIKIAYRRLAKFYHPDVYDGRGTLEEGETAEARFIKIQAAYELLVDGEKRRQYDTDNRVNPMKASQAWMEWLMKKRKAFNQRGDMAIAAWAEQQQLELNLRARRLARSKIDPEEERKILVKEKKASLENSNSTLRRHILVLRKRDLMRRKAEEEKKKIIGQLLAAEGLELEDELDEDDNL, from the exons ATGAGCAATTTGAGAGCGGTATGTAGACCCCAGGTTGTGTTCTCTTCGATGACTTGCTGCTGCAGATTGATGACTAGGGTTCCGTCGATTGAAAGCCCTAGCAACAATTTCAGGGTTCGCTTGTATTCACCGGTTTTCGCTGTTTGGTTTGATAGATTGGGGCAGCAGAGAAAGAATGGGCCGAGGGTGAGATTGAATCAGCATAGGAGGATGGTGGCTACCAGAGCTTCTGATTGGACCGACGATAGATCCCCATATGAAACTCTTG AATTGGAAAGAGATGCAGATGAAGAGCAAATAAAGATAGCATACAGGCGTCTGGCCAAATTCTATCATCCTGATG TGTATGATGGTAGAGGAACGTTGGAAGAAGGGGAAACGGCTGAAGCACGATTTATAAAGATTCAGGCTGCGTATGAGCTTCTTGTTGATGGTGAGAAAAGGAGGCAATATGATACTGATAACCGTGTGAACCCGATGAAG GCATCTCAAGCATGGATGGAGTGGCTTATGAAGAAGAGGAAAGCATTCAACCAAAGAGGAGACATGGCCATTGCAGCTTGGGCTGAGCAACAGCAGCTGGAATTGAATCTACGAGCACGTCGCCTTGCTCGATCAAAG ATCGACCctgaagaagaaaggaagaTACTGGTGAAAGAGAAAAAGGCATCCTTGGAGAACTCTAACAGCACTCTAAGACGCCATATCCTTGTTCTTCGAAAAAGGGATCTAATGCGGAGAAAGGCAGAAGAGGAGAAGAAGAAGATCATCGGCCAGCTTCTGGCAGCAGAGGGTCTTGAACTTGAAGATGAACTGGATGAAGATGACAACTTGTAG
- the LOC140832823 gene encoding uncharacterized protein isoform X2, whose amino-acid sequence MMKATRKSSCCALCENPNLASICPICVNYRLNEYNCHLRLLKSKRDALYSKLTQVLVAKGKADDQHRWRVLQNENLTRLRDNLRLCKEQVSTGKAKMKKISHDLKVKYELLQSAKNTLEKNQVDQLEKYYPNLICTQKLGHMAITSERLHKQAVIIKQICKLFPQSRVNVEEERKDGNKGDYDSICNARLPRGLDPHSVPSAELAASLGYMVHLINLLVRCVCVPALHNSGFAGSCSRIWQRDSYWDARPSSRCEYPLFIPGQQFCSTGGDTSWSEKSSSSFGVASMESERRPRLDSSGSSSFKYSSGFPHSVEMHKDLQKGISLLKRSVACITAYCYNSLSLEVPQEVSTFEAFARLLATLSSSKEVRAVLSLRTASSRSPKQGQQVSKSVWNVESAVSASTLIESAHGMPVARTLYDNYLPSSAASFLYGNEFFDTGKSENLIEGWDIIEHPTFPPPPSQNEDVEHWTRAMFIDATKR is encoded by the exons ATGATGAAGGCTACGAGGAAATCGAGTTGCTGTGCTCTCTGCGAGAACCCCAACCTCGCTTCAATTTGCCCTATTTGCGTTAATTACAG ATTGAATGAGTACAATTGTCATCTGAGATTGTTGAAGAGTAAGAGGGACGCTCTGTATTCGAAATTGACTCAAGTTCTCGTAGCCAAG GGCAAGGCTGATGATCAACACAGGTGGAGGGTCCTTCAGAATGAGAACTTGACGAGGTTGAGAGATAATCTTCGACTTTGTAAAGAACAAGTTTCAACAG GAAAGGCTAAGATGAAGAAGATATCTCATGATCTTAAAGTCAAATATGAGTTACTTCAATCAGCAAAGAATACG TTGGAAAAGAATCAGGTGGATCAACTTGAAAAATATTACCCTAACCTTATCTGCACACAGAAATTGGGACAT ATGGCTATTACATCTGAGCGCCTTCATAAGCAAGCCGTCATCATAAAACAAATATGCAAGTTGTTTCCTCAAAGCCGG GTGAATGTAGAAGAGGAGAGAAAAGATGGAAACAAAGGAGATTATGATTCTATTTGCAATGCACGCTTGCCAAGAGGCTTAGATCCTCATTCAGTTCCATCTGCAGAGCTTGCTGCTTCTTTGGG ATACATGGTGCATCTTATTAATCTTCTTGTTCGCTGCGTTTGTGTCCCCGCGCTTCATAACTCAGGATTTGCG GGTTCATGTTCTCGAATATGGCAGCGGGACTCATATTGGGACGCTCGTCCATCATCCAGATG TGAATATCCTCTTTTTATTCCGGGCCAACAATTTTGCTCCACTGGTGGTGACACTTCATGGTCTGAGAAAAGCTCTAGTAGTTTTGGTGTAGCTTCAATGGAGTCAGAGAGGAGACCTCGTTTGGATTCCTCTGGCAGTAGTAGTTTCAAATATTCATCTGGTTTTCCTCATTCAGTTGAAATGCATAAGGATTTACAAAAAGGCATATCGCTTCTCAAGAGAAGTGTGGCATGCATAACTGCATACTGTTATAATTCACTGTCTTTAGAAGTTCCCCAGGAAGTCTCTACTTTTGAGGCATTTGCAAGGTTGCTGGCTACACTCTCTTCTTCCAAAGAGGTTCGAGCTGTTTTATCTTTGAGAACAGCATCATCAAG ATCACCCAAGCAAGGCCAACAAGTGAGCAAGTCCGTGTGGAATGTGGAGTCAGCTGTTTCGGCAAGCACGTTAATAGAAAGTGCTCATGGGATGCCTGTAGCA AGAACTCTATATGATAATTATCTTCCAAGCTCTGCTGCCAGTTTTCTTTATGGTAATGAGTTTTTTGATACGGGAAAGAGCGAAAACTTAATTGAAGGATGGGATATCATTGAACACCCGACTTTTCCTCCTCCTCCATCACAAAATGAAGATGTGGAACACTGGACTCGAGCTATGTTTATTGATGCAACAAAGAGATGA
- the LOC140832823 gene encoding uncharacterized protein isoform X1 produces MMKATRKSSCCALCENPNLASICPICVNYRLNEYNCHLRLLKSKRDALYSKLTQVLVAKGKADDQHRWRVLQNENLTRLRDNLRLCKEQVSTGKAKMKKISHDLKVKYELLQSAKNTLEKNQVDQLEKYYPNLICTQKLGHISEFQMAITSERLHKQAVIIKQICKLFPQSRVNVEEERKDGNKGDYDSICNARLPRGLDPHSVPSAELAASLGYMVHLINLLVRCVCVPALHNSGFAGSCSRIWQRDSYWDARPSSRCEYPLFIPGQQFCSTGGDTSWSEKSSSSFGVASMESERRPRLDSSGSSSFKYSSGFPHSVEMHKDLQKGISLLKRSVACITAYCYNSLSLEVPQEVSTFEAFARLLATLSSSKEVRAVLSLRTASSRSPKQGQQVSKSVWNVESAVSASTLIESAHGMPVARTLYDNYLPSSAASFLYGNEFFDTGKSENLIEGWDIIEHPTFPPPPSQNEDVEHWTRAMFIDATKR; encoded by the exons ATGATGAAGGCTACGAGGAAATCGAGTTGCTGTGCTCTCTGCGAGAACCCCAACCTCGCTTCAATTTGCCCTATTTGCGTTAATTACAG ATTGAATGAGTACAATTGTCATCTGAGATTGTTGAAGAGTAAGAGGGACGCTCTGTATTCGAAATTGACTCAAGTTCTCGTAGCCAAG GGCAAGGCTGATGATCAACACAGGTGGAGGGTCCTTCAGAATGAGAACTTGACGAGGTTGAGAGATAATCTTCGACTTTGTAAAGAACAAGTTTCAACAG GAAAGGCTAAGATGAAGAAGATATCTCATGATCTTAAAGTCAAATATGAGTTACTTCAATCAGCAAAGAATACG TTGGAAAAGAATCAGGTGGATCAACTTGAAAAATATTACCCTAACCTTATCTGCACACAGAAATTGGGACAT ATTTCTGAATTTCAGATGGCTATTACATCTGAGCGCCTTCATAAGCAAGCCGTCATCATAAAACAAATATGCAAGTTGTTTCCTCAAAGCCGG GTGAATGTAGAAGAGGAGAGAAAAGATGGAAACAAAGGAGATTATGATTCTATTTGCAATGCACGCTTGCCAAGAGGCTTAGATCCTCATTCAGTTCCATCTGCAGAGCTTGCTGCTTCTTTGGG ATACATGGTGCATCTTATTAATCTTCTTGTTCGCTGCGTTTGTGTCCCCGCGCTTCATAACTCAGGATTTGCG GGTTCATGTTCTCGAATATGGCAGCGGGACTCATATTGGGACGCTCGTCCATCATCCAGATG TGAATATCCTCTTTTTATTCCGGGCCAACAATTTTGCTCCACTGGTGGTGACACTTCATGGTCTGAGAAAAGCTCTAGTAGTTTTGGTGTAGCTTCAATGGAGTCAGAGAGGAGACCTCGTTTGGATTCCTCTGGCAGTAGTAGTTTCAAATATTCATCTGGTTTTCCTCATTCAGTTGAAATGCATAAGGATTTACAAAAAGGCATATCGCTTCTCAAGAGAAGTGTGGCATGCATAACTGCATACTGTTATAATTCACTGTCTTTAGAAGTTCCCCAGGAAGTCTCTACTTTTGAGGCATTTGCAAGGTTGCTGGCTACACTCTCTTCTTCCAAAGAGGTTCGAGCTGTTTTATCTTTGAGAACAGCATCATCAAG ATCACCCAAGCAAGGCCAACAAGTGAGCAAGTCCGTGTGGAATGTGGAGTCAGCTGTTTCGGCAAGCACGTTAATAGAAAGTGCTCATGGGATGCCTGTAGCA AGAACTCTATATGATAATTATCTTCCAAGCTCTGCTGCCAGTTTTCTTTATGGTAATGAGTTTTTTGATACGGGAAAGAGCGAAAACTTAATTGAAGGATGGGATATCATTGAACACCCGACTTTTCCTCCTCCTCCATCACAAAATGAAGATGTGGAACACTGGACTCGAGCTATGTTTATTGATGCAACAAAGAGATGA
- the LOC140832825 gene encoding ATP synthase delta chain, chloroplastic-like — MAAAALQQTPITYQSRSLPSSQLQSTREIKLSLSTILLPKLTLKSRQSRRRRTGGGGSSGSRMAESAAGSYANALADVAKSNNTLDQTNSDLESIDKVFSDDAVVNFFINPTVTDEDKGKIVDEIAKKSKLQPHVANFLNLLVDMKRIDMIREIIKEFDVVYNKFTETELAVVSSVVELESQHLAQIAKSVQKLTGARNVRIKTKIDPTLVAGFTIRYGNSGSKLVDMSVKKQLEEMALQLDLGDIQLAV; from the coding sequence ATGGCCGCCGCCGCCCTTCAGCAAACTCCGATCACTTACCAATCTCGTTCGCTGCCGTCTTCGCAGTTGCAATCCACGCGAGAAATCAAGCTCTCCCTCTCAACCATACTCCTCCCCAAGCTCACCCTGAAATCGCGACAATCCCGCCGCCGCCGCACTGGTGGAGGGGGTTCCTCCGGGTCTAGAATGGCCGAATCCGCCGCCGGAAGCTACGCCAATGCTCTGGCCGACGTGGCCAAATCCAACAACACACTCGACCAAACCAACTCGGACCTCGAATCGATCGACAAGGTATTCTCCGACGACGCGGTGGTGAATTTCTTCATAAACCCTACGGTTACGGACGAGGATAAGGGCAAAATCGTCGACGAGATAGCCAAGAAGTCGAAGCTGCAGCCGCACGTTGCGAATTTCCTCAACCTCCTGGTGGACATGAAGAGGATAGATATGATCAGGGAAATAATCAAAGAATTCgatgttgtttacaacaaattTACGGAGACGGAGCTGGCGGTGGTGAGCTCGGTGGTGGAGTTGGAGTCGCAGCATCTAGCGCAGATCGCGAAGAGCGTGCAGAAATTGACGGGGGCGAGGAACGTGAGGATCAAAACCAAGATCGACCCGACACTGGTAGCCGGGTTCACGATCCGGTACGGGAATTCGGGTTCGAAATTGGTCGACATGAGCGTGAAGAAGCAGCTAGAGGAGATGGCATTGCAGCTAGATCTTGGAGACATTCAACTAGCTGTGTaa